From a single Desulfobacterales bacterium genomic region:
- a CDS encoding ATP-binding protein, translated as MKKRFLANTRLMFVSPWLLAAAVGILTLIIVIFAANNIQREKGLMTNSLFHKGQSLIRFVEAGMRASMISGMGMMHRPDGWIAHTQQLVEQASVDPDILYIAVLDDEGRVLTHSDPDQVGRSLDRDLDSLRPVGSGGSFHVVSLAGEGKKAFEVVNLFEPFRRQRGRFRQVWQQMLANAGPDSPVPPGFMAIMQTMTQDHYILVGLDMTELEKTVHQYRLQILFLSLSLLLVGLGGWVSLMAVQAYRISQDSLHRIQAFTGQLISRLPVGIIATDAQGRIKTFNEAAAAMTGCEVAAGINQPPAAVLPESVAAFFDPSCGADSESATCEQEISLTIAKGETLSLHLCSVPVVSREEGEYMGRVLLMYDLSELKQLEKKVQRHERLVALGKMAAGVAHEVRNPLSSIKGFATLLGARFDKGSREQEAADLMVHEVERLNRSITELLDYARPTPLKQVPVDLGAALGNSLRLVAADAEALGVTVRLDCAPELPRVSADPDRLNQVLLNLYLNALQAMEKGGILAVTAGPGRDNMVDIMVRDSGCGIPEELLERILDPYFTTKSEGTGLGLAMAYKIIDEHGGSIQFTSRVGEGTVVTVSLPVAEARGQETGDRGQRTEDGKDSGQWTVESVPR; from the coding sequence ATGAAAAAGAGATTCCTGGCAAATACCCGGCTGATGTTTGTCTCGCCCTGGCTGTTGGCCGCGGCCGTCGGCATCCTGACCCTGATTATCGTCATCTTTGCCGCCAACAATATCCAGCGGGAAAAGGGGCTGATGACCAACAGCCTTTTCCACAAGGGACAGTCGCTGATCCGTTTTGTGGAGGCCGGGATGCGCGCTTCGATGATCAGCGGCATGGGGATGATGCACCGGCCGGACGGCTGGATCGCCCATACCCAGCAACTGGTTGAGCAGGCCTCGGTCGATCCGGACATTCTCTATATCGCCGTGCTTGATGATGAGGGCCGGGTCCTGACCCACAGTGACCCGGACCAGGTCGGCCGTTCCCTGGACCGGGACTTGGACTCCCTGCGGCCGGTGGGCTCCGGCGGCAGCTTTCATGTGGTTTCCCTTGCCGGCGAGGGCAAAAAGGCCTTTGAGGTGGTCAACCTTTTTGAGCCGTTTCGCCGCCAGCGTGGCCGTTTCCGCCAGGTGTGGCAGCAGATGCTGGCCAATGCCGGTCCCGACTCTCCCGTGCCCCCGGGGTTCATGGCGATCATGCAGACCATGACCCAGGATCATTATATCCTGGTGGGGCTGGACATGACTGAACTGGAAAAAACCGTCCACCAGTATCGGCTCCAGATCCTTTTTCTGTCCTTGTCCCTGCTTCTTGTGGGGCTGGGCGGTTGGGTTTCATTGATGGCGGTCCAGGCCTATCGGATCTCCCAGGACAGCCTGCACCGGATTCAGGCCTTTACCGGGCAACTCATTTCCCGGCTGCCGGTGGGGATCATTGCCACCGATGCCCAGGGCCGGATCAAGACCTTTAACGAGGCTGCGGCCGCGATGACCGGCTGTGAAGTGGCGGCCGGCATCAACCAGCCACCGGCCGCGGTGCTCCCGGAAAGCGTGGCCGCCTTTTTTGACCCCTCCTGCGGGGCTGACAGTGAATCAGCGACCTGTGAGCAGGAGATCTCCCTGACCATTGCCAAGGGGGAGACCTTGTCCCTGCACCTCTGTTCAGTGCCGGTGGTCAGCCGGGAGGAGGGTGAATACATGGGCCGGGTGCTGTTGATGTATGACCTGTCCGAGTTGAAACAGCTGGAAAAGAAGGTGCAGCGTCATGAGCGGCTGGTGGCCCTGGGCAAGATGGCGGCCGGGGTGGCCCATGAGGTGAGAAATCCATTAAGTTCAATCAAGGGGTTCGCCACCCTGCTCGGGGCACGGTTCGACAAGGGCAGCCGGGAACAGGAGGCCGCCGACCTGATGGTCCACGAGGTGGAGCGTCTGAACCGGAGCATTACCGAGCTGCTCGATTACGCCCGGCCCACCCCGCTCAAACAGGTGCCGGTCGATCTGGGGGCGGCCCTTGGCAACTCCCTGCGGCTGGTGGCCGCGGATGCCGAGGCCCTGGGGGTGACGGTGCGGCTGGACTGTGCGCCTGAGTTGCCCCGGGTATCGGCAGACCCGGACCGGCTTAATCAAGTTCTCTTGAACCTCTACCTCAACGCCCTTCAGGCCATGGAAAAGGGCGGTATCCTTGCCGTGACCGCCGGGCCCGGTCGGGACAACATGGTGGATATCATGGTGCGGGACAGCGGCTGCGGCATCCCGGAAGAGTTGTTGGAGCGGATTCTGGACCCATATTTCACCACCAAGTCCGAGGGCACCGGCCTGGGATTGGCCATGGCCTACAAGATCATTGACGAGCATGGCGGGAGCATCCAGTTCACCAGCCGGGTGGGGGAGGGGACCGTGGTGACCGTGTCGCTGCCGGTGGCGGAAGCCAGGGGCCAGGAGACAGGGGACAGAGGACAGAGGACGGAGGACGGAAAAGACAGTGGACAGTGGACGGTGGAATCAGTGCCGAGATAA
- a CDS encoding DUF166 domain-containing protein → MSKTPRENTRIVVFEQQGSGRAKIHGIREFGRNIEITAVYDISAALPEMVDEPEEYIVDTFSADLVLDFLKHPDLSAYLAALCQRKNIPLIASGKKNKEAITPFTCCGLGRLPGLGHYGEQFGLPEFSVVLEQGRISDLKVVRGAPCGATWDVVDQVAGLEAETALTTLPREVQYLCSADPGNFDPISGKSQLHYAGDVHGAALEKALAAAVKKKP, encoded by the coding sequence ATGAGCAAGACGCCCCGGGAAAATACCCGGATAGTGGTCTTTGAACAGCAGGGTTCAGGCCGGGCCAAGATCCACGGGATCCGTGAATTCGGCCGCAATATCGAGATCACGGCAGTGTACGACATCAGCGCCGCCCTGCCCGAAATGGTGGATGAGCCGGAGGAGTATATCGTTGATACCTTTAGCGCGGACCTGGTGCTTGATTTCTTGAAACATCCGGACCTGTCCGCCTATCTGGCCGCGCTTTGCCAACGGAAAAATATTCCGTTGATCGCCTCGGGCAAGAAGAACAAGGAGGCGATCACCCCGTTTACCTGCTGCGGCCTGGGCCGTCTCCCCGGGTTGGGGCATTACGGCGAGCAGTTCGGACTGCCCGAATTTTCAGTGGTCCTGGAGCAGGGCCGGATCAGCGATCTCAAGGTGGTCCGCGGCGCGCCCTGCGGCGCCACCTGGGATGTTGTTGATCAGGTCGCGGGCCTGGAAGCGGAAACCGCCCTCACCACCCTGCCGCGGGAGGTGCAGTACCTGTGCAGCGCCGACCCCGGCAACTTTGATCCGATATCCGGCAAGAGCCAACTCCATTATGCCGGCGATGTCCATGGCGCGGCCCTGGAAAAAGCCCTGGCCGCAGCCGTTAAGAAGAAGCCCTGA
- the uvrC gene encoding excinuclease ABC subunit UvrC — MTESSAFSGSAPGCGVLNQDFLKSTAHAPGVYLMKDDRGRVIYVGKARDLRKRLASYARIPDTATSKTAVMVAKVGSVATIITRTEKEALILEAALIKKHRPRYNILLRDDKNYPYIKVTVNETWPRLVMTRRRQRDGSRYFGPFSSAAAMWETLHYLNSLFPLRRCKGKELKKRSRPCLNQQMQRCLAPCCDHVEAEKYRQLVKGVLMVLEGRDRELVRDLEVKMKSAVAALDFEEAALCRDRIRALRKTLEKQVMVAGHFRDQDVFGFHRQEEAVSISVVSVRNGQVSGHRSFYLAEPVGDDPGILAELLRRYYGAGRPVVAEILLPFAPVEEESLCEWLGDLRSGRVVCRVPKRGDQLKLVGIARTNAEKSFAELKAKAHGWATTAGIMAGSLRLKRPPDRVECLDISNLGGEQAVGALVSFVDGRKNTPGFRHYKIRTVAGPDDYGMMAEVLRRRFGKGASPAERPDLLVLDGGKGQLNMAGKILAELGLEQDIELVAIAKNRDRSGGRDRLFRPGRKNPLLLPGHAPVLLFLMRVRDEAHRYGITFHRRWRRRDTLGSELDRLAGIGPARKRALLIRFGSLDKVKQATVEELAATPGVGPQLARQVRDFFRLDERAVSG, encoded by the coding sequence ATGACGGAATCATCTGCCTTCAGCGGCTCTGCTCCGGGATGCGGGGTCCTGAACCAGGATTTTTTGAAAAGCACGGCCCATGCGCCGGGGGTCTATCTGATGAAGGATGACCGCGGCCGGGTGATCTATGTGGGCAAGGCCCGGGACCTGCGCAAGCGGCTCGCCTCCTATGCCCGCATTCCGGACACCGCCACGAGCAAGACCGCGGTAATGGTCGCCAAGGTCGGGTCGGTGGCCACCATCATCACCCGCACCGAAAAAGAGGCCCTTATCCTGGAGGCCGCGCTGATCAAGAAGCACCGGCCCAGGTATAATATTCTTCTGCGGGATGATAAGAATTATCCCTATATCAAGGTTACGGTCAACGAGACCTGGCCGCGGCTGGTGATGACCCGGCGCCGCCAGCGGGACGGGTCCCGCTATTTCGGCCCCTTTTCGTCGGCCGCGGCCATGTGGGAGACCCTGCATTATCTTAACAGCCTGTTCCCCTTGCGCCGGTGCAAGGGCAAGGAGTTGAAAAAACGGTCGCGGCCCTGTCTCAACCAGCAGATGCAACGCTGCCTGGCACCCTGTTGCGACCATGTCGAAGCGGAGAAATACCGGCAACTGGTCAAAGGCGTGCTGATGGTCCTGGAGGGCCGGGACCGGGAACTGGTCCGGGACCTGGAGGTGAAAATGAAGTCAGCCGTTGCAGCGCTTGATTTTGAAGAGGCGGCCCTGTGCCGGGACCGGATCCGGGCCTTGCGGAAGACCCTGGAAAAACAGGTGATGGTGGCCGGCCATTTCAGGGATCAGGATGTGTTCGGATTCCACCGGCAAGAGGAGGCGGTGTCAATCTCGGTGGTGTCGGTGCGTAACGGCCAGGTGAGCGGCCATCGTTCCTTTTATCTGGCCGAACCGGTGGGCGATGATCCCGGCATCCTGGCTGAACTGCTCAGGCGCTATTACGGCGCCGGCCGGCCGGTGGTGGCCGAGATTCTCCTGCCCTTTGCCCCGGTGGAAGAGGAATCGCTCTGCGAATGGCTTGGTGACCTGCGTTCCGGCCGGGTGGTCTGTCGGGTGCCGAAACGGGGCGATCAGCTCAAGCTGGTCGGAATCGCCCGGACCAATGCCGAGAAAAGTTTTGCCGAACTTAAGGCCAAGGCCCACGGTTGGGCGACAACGGCCGGGATCATGGCCGGATCGCTTCGATTAAAGCGGCCGCCGGACCGGGTGGAATGTCTGGATATATCCAACCTCGGCGGCGAACAGGCTGTGGGGGCACTGGTCAGTTTTGTCGATGGCAGGAAGAACACCCCTGGCTTTCGTCATTACAAGATCCGCACCGTTGCCGGGCCGGATGATTATGGTATGATGGCCGAGGTTCTGCGCCGGCGGTTTGGTAAAGGCGCATCCCCGGCCGAGCGGCCCGATCTGCTGGTCCTGGACGGCGGCAAGGGCCAGTTGAACATGGCCGGTAAGATCCTGGCCGAGCTTGGCCTGGAGCAGGATATCGAACTGGTGGCCATTGCCAAGAATCGAGACAGGAGCGGCGGCCGGGACCGGCTCTTTCGACCGGGGCGCAAGAATCCGCTGCTCCTGCCCGGTCATGCGCCGGTGCTTCTTTTTCTGATGCGGGTCCGGGATGAGGCGCACCGTTACGGGATTACCTTCCACCGTCGCTGGCGGCGGCGGGATACCCTTGGTTCCGAGCTTGACAGGCTTGCCGGCATCGGTCCGGCCCGGAAAAGGGCGCTGCTCATCCGGTTCGGCAGCCTGGACAAGGTTAAGCAGGCGACCGTGGAGGAACTGGCCGCCACCCCGGGCGTGGGCCCGCAACTGGCCCGGCAGGTCCGGGATTTTTTCAGGTTGGACGAAAGGGCTGTTTCCGGATGA
- a CDS encoding addiction module protein, which yields MDTNAISIFRLSPPEKLQLVEDLWDDLAATPSEVPVHEWQKEELARRKANLISMPASGISWDEVKRRIRSRYGR from the coding sequence ATGGACACAAATGCTATTTCCATATTCAGACTTAGCCCTCCAGAGAAACTACAATTGGTGGAAGACTTATGGGACGATCTGGCTGCTACCCCGTCAGAGGTTCCTGTGCATGAATGGCAAAAGGAAGAGCTGGCTCGCCGAAAGGCAAACTTGATAAGCATGCCAGCTTCAGGAATTTCCTGGGACGAGGTCAAGCGCAGGATTCGAAGTCGCTATGGACGTTGA
- a CDS encoding NAD(P)H-hydrate dehydratase: MKICTAAQMRALDETAINTFGIPGMVLMENAGRNCAESIVRAHGDPQAKKTVIFIGPGNNGGDGLVIARHLRDHLGRPEIFLLVPPDKLTNDAGANLARVQELKIPIHQIRSTTDLAAAEIFFTDAWTVVDAIFGTGLKREVTGHFAAVIDRINRFTCPIISVDIPSGLDADTGRELGCCVTADRTVTFGLAKVGLVTAPGNRYCGVLEVVDIGIPEAAEKEVGISMELLDQEVTGFLPRRFATAHKGSYGHLLVVAGSGGKTGAALLAGLGALRTGTGLVTLCVPHDLNQIFETALWEAMTIPLPGAAGIASINDFETIRAALTGKQALVLGPGLGTGPETAALVIKLYQEVEQPMVVDADGLNILAQEPEALKNPAGPRILTPHPGEMARLTSRASKEVQKNRITTAIDFARANKLILVLKGANTVVAAPDGRAAINSTGNPGMAAGGMGDVLAGAMGGFLAQGLSPWQAACLAVYVHGAAADRLAATEPMGYLAGEVADEIPGALAEFI, translated from the coding sequence ATGAAGATCTGCACCGCCGCCCAGATGCGGGCCTTGGATGAGACGGCCATCAACACCTTCGGCATCCCCGGCATGGTGTTGATGGAGAACGCCGGCCGCAACTGCGCCGAGTCCATTGTCCGCGCCCACGGTGACCCGCAGGCAAAAAAAACCGTCATTTTCATAGGCCCGGGCAATAACGGCGGCGACGGCCTGGTCATTGCCCGGCACCTGCGCGATCATCTCGGCCGGCCCGAGATTTTTCTGCTCGTGCCGCCGGATAAACTCACCAATGATGCGGGCGCCAACCTGGCCCGGGTCCAGGAGCTGAAAATTCCCATCCACCAGATCCGGTCGACAACAGACCTGGCGGCGGCCGAGATTTTTTTTACTGATGCCTGGACCGTGGTGGACGCCATCTTCGGCACCGGACTGAAGCGCGAGGTGACCGGCCATTTTGCCGCGGTGATCGACCGGATCAACCGCTTTACCTGTCCCATTATATCAGTTGACATCCCCTCGGGCCTGGATGCGGATACCGGCCGGGAACTGGGCTGCTGCGTGACCGCCGACCGTACCGTGACCTTTGGCCTGGCCAAGGTCGGACTGGTCACGGCCCCGGGTAACCGGTATTGCGGCGTCCTGGAAGTCGTTGATATCGGAATCCCGGAGGCAGCGGAAAAAGAGGTCGGCATATCCATGGAACTCCTGGACCAGGAGGTGACCGGGTTCCTGCCCCGTCGTTTTGCCACCGCCCATAAGGGCAGTTACGGCCACCTCCTGGTGGTGGCTGGTTCCGGGGGCAAAACCGGGGCCGCCCTGCTCGCCGGGCTGGGCGCACTGCGGACAGGAACCGGCCTGGTCACCCTCTGCGTACCCCACGATCTCAACCAGATCTTCGAGACCGCCTTGTGGGAGGCGATGACCATCCCCCTGCCCGGCGCGGCTGGAATCGCCTCAATCAACGACTTTGAAACGATCCGGGCGGCCCTGACCGGAAAACAGGCCCTGGTCCTGGGTCCGGGACTGGGGACCGGTCCGGAGACCGCGGCCCTGGTCATAAAACTGTACCAGGAGGTAGAGCAACCCATGGTGGTGGATGCCGACGGCCTCAATATCCTGGCCCAGGAGCCCGAGGCCCTGAAAAACCCGGCCGGGCCGCGGATTCTGACCCCGCATCCAGGTGAAATGGCCCGGCTGACCAGCCGCGCCTCAAAAGAAGTACAAAAGAATCGGATCACCACTGCCATCGACTTTGCCCGGGCAAACAAACTGATCCTGGTGCTGAAAGGGGCCAACACGGTTGTGGCCGCCCCTGACGGCCGGGCCGCGATCAACTCGACCGGCAATCCCGGCATGGCTGCCGGCGGGATGGGCGATGTGCTCGCCGGCGCCATGGGCGGGTTCCTGGCCCAGGGCCTTTCTCCCTGGCAGGCCGCCTGCCTGGCGGTATATGTTCACGGGGCGGCCGCGGACCGTCTTGCCGCCACCGAGCCGATGGGCTATCTGGCCGGCGAGGTGGCCGACGAGATACCCGGAGCCCTGGCAGAGTTTATATGA
- a CDS encoding CBS domain-containing protein → MLTAKDIMTPDPITVSPDMPVRKLADLLWKNRISGAPVVDADNTLLGVVTESDLIDQTKKVHIPTMISFLDSVILLESQKKMKKELTKMAGSQVRDICSQELVSVGDNTPLDEIATIMAEKNIHTLPVVADSHLVGVIGKSDIIRTLAEGELHD, encoded by the coding sequence ATGCTGACCGCAAAAGATATCATGACCCCCGACCCCATTACCGTGTCCCCGGATATGCCGGTGCGGAAACTGGCCGATCTTCTCTGGAAGAACCGGATCAGCGGCGCACCGGTGGTGGATGCGGACAACACCCTGCTGGGGGTGGTCACTGAAAGCGACCTTATCGACCAGACCAAGAAGGTCCATATCCCGACCATGATCAGTTTCCTTGACTCGGTGATCCTGTTGGAAAGCCAGAAGAAGATGAAAAAGGAGTTAACCAAGATGGCCGGCAGCCAGGTCAGGGACATCTGTTCCCAGGAACTGGTCTCGGTGGGGGACAATACCCCCCTGGACGAGATCGCCACCATCATGGCCGAAAAAAATATCCACACCCTGCCGGTGGTGGCGGACAGCCACCTGGTGGGGGTGATCGGCAAGTCCGACATCATCCGCACCCTGGCCGAGGGGGAACTCCACGATTGA
- a CDS encoding SEC-C domain-containing protein, with amino-acid sequence MAGLGVDRYNTLAADLTEQGADQPLGILLNVAAVNKIRLDPQVLAASLKTVAVIIDINFPYRYQEKDAIGPLLTTALAEDLSWERQALAVRLAAELTVKYGRPRQPVKKVLWQLSREVHGFEARIMVDSALDLLESEEADRAGQVLFIEQDIMKSLPGERPPIVIGKGFTVRRPVAKLGRNEPCHCGSGKKYKKCCRARDDELLRDASSYEGVTRSQILAEPSLVKDTAPIEEMRPYELKKLKPSLMNDEQLFAGYQRADLFGLGEFAFEMLLELKHRPGKEEFAVGHMCDLFHEALRCQDKELARRLTMHIPAEDLYFNEADKLQHALLEDPDRYAELETLCRKAFATDKQSSDHPLLGLSYAFEKILPAMSIVFGRAAIVSEPKRWLDNDTLFDCIQRNRILLDLEPWGDPIEEYLDWTTEKNHERSVDKDKDRKIEQLKEQLAAARDKSALAAKELRAKEIELAGLEQKVADAGRAALEKKPEPSAPGDRAPAVTGAAAPADAGRQQINKLRKKIAVLKGAISSHQESRRQYRQQLQAADRVISKLSSRQPAPDEPSAPMQDLDPAITVPKKVQIPEFADSFRKSCENLPPAIVAKALRAAVGFAARDNAILRQAAVLERLPGVFRLRIGIHYRLLVRQAPEEMLQVMDIIPRAQLETWIRRHAT; translated from the coding sequence ATGGCCGGCCTCGGCGTCGACCGATACAACACCCTGGCCGCCGACCTCACCGAGCAGGGCGCGGATCAACCGTTGGGTATCCTGCTCAATGTGGCGGCGGTCAATAAGATACGGCTTGATCCACAGGTACTGGCCGCTTCGCTCAAGACAGTCGCTGTTATCATCGACATCAATTTCCCCTACAGATACCAGGAGAAAGATGCCATCGGCCCGCTGTTGACAACAGCCTTGGCCGAAGATCTCTCATGGGAACGGCAGGCCCTTGCCGTTCGCCTGGCCGCTGAACTTACCGTCAAGTACGGTCGGCCAAGGCAGCCGGTAAAGAAGGTTCTATGGCAGCTTTCCAGGGAGGTGCATGGTTTCGAAGCTCGAATAATGGTAGATTCCGCCCTTGATCTCCTTGAAAGCGAAGAGGCGGACCGCGCCGGACAGGTGTTGTTTATTGAACAGGATATCATGAAGTCACTGCCCGGGGAACGCCCGCCAATCGTCATCGGCAAAGGCTTTACCGTGCGCCGCCCGGTTGCGAAACTGGGGAGAAACGAGCCCTGTCATTGCGGCAGTGGTAAAAAATACAAGAAATGCTGCCGGGCCAGGGATGATGAACTGCTGCGCGATGCCTCTTCATATGAGGGCGTCACCAGGTCGCAGATTCTTGCCGAACCGTCACTTGTCAAGGACACCGCCCCCATCGAGGAGATGCGGCCCTATGAACTGAAGAAGCTGAAGCCCTCGCTCATGAACGACGAGCAGCTCTTTGCCGGCTACCAGCGGGCGGATCTTTTCGGCCTCGGGGAATTTGCCTTTGAGATGCTTCTCGAACTGAAACACCGCCCCGGCAAGGAGGAATTTGCCGTTGGACATATGTGCGATCTGTTTCATGAGGCGCTTCGTTGCCAGGACAAGGAACTGGCCCGCAGGCTTACCATGCACATCCCTGCTGAAGACCTTTATTTCAACGAGGCTGATAAACTGCAGCATGCGCTTCTGGAAGACCCGGACAGGTATGCTGAACTTGAAACCCTGTGCAGGAAGGCATTTGCCACGGATAAACAGTCTTCGGATCATCCGCTTCTGGGCCTGAGCTATGCCTTTGAAAAGATTCTCCCGGCCATGAGCATCGTGTTCGGCCGGGCCGCCATTGTCTCGGAACCGAAACGGTGGCTTGACAATGACACACTGTTTGATTGTATCCAACGGAACCGGATTTTGCTTGATCTGGAACCCTGGGGAGATCCGATTGAGGAGTACCTGGACTGGACAACGGAAAAAAATCATGAGCGGTCCGTGGACAAAGACAAGGACCGAAAGATTGAACAGTTGAAAGAGCAGCTTGCGGCAGCCAGGGACAAAAGCGCCCTGGCGGCCAAGGAGCTCCGGGCCAAGGAGATCGAGCTTGCAGGGCTTGAGCAAAAGGTTGCGGATGCGGGTCGGGCCGCCCTGGAGAAAAAACCGGAACCTTCCGCCCCCGGGGATCGGGCTCCGGCAGTGACCGGCGCGGCAGCGCCCGCGGATGCCGGCAGACAACAGATCAACAAGCTGAGGAAAAAAATCGCCGTGCTGAAAGGCGCGATAAGTTCTCACCAGGAGTCACGCCGGCAATATCGCCAGCAACTCCAGGCGGCCGACCGGGTAATATCCAAGCTGAGCAGCCGGCAGCCGGCGCCGGACGAGCCTTCTGCTCCGATGCAAGATCTCGATCCGGCAATAACTGTCCCGAAAAAGGTCCAGATTCCGGAGTTTGCGGATTCGTTCCGGAAAAGTTGTGAAAACCTGCCGCCGGCCATTGTTGCCAAGGCCCTGCGGGCCGCGGTCGGCTTTGCCGCCAGGGATAACGCCATTCTCCGGCAGGCGGCCGTCCTTGAGCGACTCCCCGGTGTTTTCCGTCTCAGGATCGGCATACATTACCGTCTTCTCGTCCGTCAGGCCCCGGAAGAGATGTTACAGGTCATGGATATCATCCCCCGGGCTCAGTTGGAAACCTGGATTCGTCGTCACGCTACATGA